The genomic region TAAATCGAAATGATTGCTGGATGAATGAGAAGAATGTGAAGAATTCAGAAAACTTACGTAAGACATATTTGCATGTTGTTTTGGTGGGGGACTCGGTTCTGGCGATCGCATTCCCGGGCCGTGTTCTTGATACAAACCGATCGCCCCTTCCAGTTTTGCCTGAGCTAAATTAGCACCACTTAAATCCGCGCCACTTAAATTGGCTCCATTTAAGTTAGCATTTAATAAATTGGCATTTCTCAAGCTCACGCCACTCAAATTAGCATCGCTTAAATCCGCTTCGACCAAACGAGCATCACTCAAATCCGCATTGGACAAATTCGCTCCGATCATTTGAGCGTGACCGAGATTAGTCCCCGCCAGATTCGCACCACTCAAATTCGCCCCAGTTAATTCAGCACCGATTAAATTCGCCCCTTCCAGAGAAGCCCCGCTTAAATTGGCTTCTTCTAAATGAGTATTGACTAAGCTCGCAAACACCAAATCCGCACCTCCCAAGTCGGCGTGATGGAGTTTGGCATCTAAAAGATTGACACCTTTCCCATCAATCCCGCTTAGATCGCTATTTCCTAAGTCCGTGGCGACCAAGTTCGCAAAACTGAGATCCGCACCACTTAAGTTAGCCCCGGCGAGATTGGTTCCGTTGAGATTGGCAAACATTAATTTAGCCCCACTCAAATCCGCCCCACTCAGATTGACCCGAGTCAGATGGGCATC from Oxynema aestuarii AP17 harbors:
- a CDS encoding pentapeptide repeat-containing protein; this encodes MSANNSHIKRLLATKQCQGGDLRDAHLTRVNLSGADLSGAKLMFANLNGTNLAGANLSGADLSFANLVATDLGNSDLSGIDGKGVNLLDAKLHHADLGGADLVFASLVNTHLEEANLSGASLEGANLIGAELTGANLSGANLAGTNLGHAQMIGANLSNADLSDARLVEADLSDANLSGVSLRNANLLNANLNGANLSGADLSGANLAQAKLEGAIGLYQEHGPGMRSPEPSPPPKQHANMSYVSFLNSSHSSHSSSNHFDLPRPGLPS